One window of Treponema denticola genomic DNA carries:
- a CDS encoding ZinT/AdcA family metal-binding protein yields the protein MVNKRMGAKIALILVTLAVIFTACKSMPAAKMNDKFAAGMELAAWKGEWVSADIIKDNPSLKAAYKKTAADMRFYTPEGLEAAALDMYKTPAVKAKFDGTNTVLFTSLDKDGKEMQISVKYKYLGQKADSEYPDSMWETFEAVEDKLENANFKYFISMPPHAHGDGPKHWHARFGRYGIDNLVAGAGKWPTYYSSSTSEAELVKMFESSIPNMPKWNPASPFESYAKHGKWINSLSIFENTSKEVEAAYAKVIKEFAGKNPKGGDFTKAEIIAELQKGNKSVKDYSHMEFIVKDGKNELVFYKGDKEIFRSSYVRVAASTSKPYMTMKAERKDAGMYSLISFVVVHGKAPMLHFHLWYGNNEKEIEEFEGTPTCYRTALTDAEIAAAVEKSVRNLLEKLTKAKK from the coding sequence ATGGTTAATAAAAGAATGGGTGCAAAGATTGCACTTATACTGGTTACACTCGCAGTTATTTTTACTGCTTGTAAATCAATGCCTGCTGCAAAAATGAACGATAAATTTGCGGCCGGAATGGAATTGGCCGCCTGGAAAGGCGAATGGGTTTCTGCAGATATAATAAAAGATAACCCGTCTTTAAAAGCAGCTTATAAAAAAACAGCTGCAGATATGCGCTTTTATACACCTGAAGGTCTTGAAGCTGCTGCCTTGGATATGTACAAAACACCGGCGGTAAAGGCAAAGTTTGACGGTACAAATACTGTTCTTTTTACATCTTTGGATAAAGACGGTAAAGAAATGCAAATTTCAGTCAAATACAAGTACTTGGGACAAAAAGCTGATAGTGAGTATCCCGATTCTATGTGGGAGACTTTTGAGGCTGTAGAAGATAAGCTTGAGAATGCAAACTTTAAGTATTTTATATCAATGCCTCCTCATGCTCATGGTGACGGACCAAAGCACTGGCATGCCCGTTTTGGAAGATACGGTATTGATAACCTTGTAGCCGGTGCAGGAAAATGGCCTACATACTATTCTTCGTCTACATCTGAGGCTGAGCTCGTTAAAATGTTTGAATCTTCAATCCCGAATATGCCTAAATGGAATCCTGCTTCTCCCTTTGAATCCTATGCCAAGCACGGCAAATGGATCAACTCTTTATCTATTTTCGAAAATACAAGTAAAGAAGTTGAAGCTGCTTATGCAAAGGTTATAAAAGAATTTGCAGGCAAAAATCCCAAGGGCGGAGATTTTACAAAGGCTGAAATTATTGCCGAATTACAGAAAGGAAATAAATCAGTTAAAGACTATTCCCACATGGAGTTTATTGTAAAAGACGGAAAAAATGAACTCGTTTTCTATAAAGGCGATAAGGAAATCTTTAGATCAAGCTATGTCCGTGTTGCTGCAAGTACTTCAAAACCGTATATGACGATGAAGGCTGAAAGAAAAGATGCCGGTATGTATTCTTTGATTTCATTTGTAGTTGTACACGGTAAGGCTCCGATGCTGCATTTCCACTTGTGGTACGGTAATAACGAAAAAGAAATTGAAGAGTTTGAAGGAACACCTACTTGTTACAGGACAGCTCTTACAGACGCTGAAATTGCAGCAGCTGTAGAGAAATCTGTAAGAAATCTTTTAGAAAAATTAACAAAGGCTAAAAAATAA
- the sufU gene encoding Fe-S cluster assembly sulfur transfer protein SufU, with protein sequence MDIDTIYQEMILEYSRKKENCRELSGEGVKIERGHNPSCGDDLTLLIREKNGIIEDASFLGRGCAISTASTNMLIELIKGKKAEEGKRKVEIFFKMMNGKEISEEEKEELEDAQILEYFAEMPARIKCATLSWHSADVLLNEKKGGLL encoded by the coding sequence ATGGACATAGATACGATTTATCAGGAAATGATTCTAGAATACTCCCGAAAAAAAGAAAACTGCCGCGAACTTTCCGGCGAAGGAGTAAAGATAGAAAGAGGACATAATCCTTCATGCGGTGATGACCTTACCCTGCTTATCCGGGAAAAAAACGGAATCATAGAAGATGCTTCCTTTTTAGGAAGGGGCTGCGCCATTTCTACAGCTTCTACAAATATGCTGATTGAACTTATAAAAGGAAAAAAAGCCGAAGAAGGAAAACGCAAGGTAGAAATATTTTTTAAGATGATGAACGGAAAAGAAATTTCGGAAGAAGAAAAGGAAGAATTGGAAGATGCTCAAATCTTGGAATACTTTGCCGAAATGCCGGCACGTATAAAATGTGCAACTTTAAGCTGGCACAGTGCCGATGTTCTTTTAAACGAAAAAAAAGGAGGTTTATTGTAA
- a CDS encoding ZinT/AdcA family metal-binding protein, translating into MSKKNFGAKLVLVLMVLAVIFTACKSMPNTIGGMKIEAGKELAAWKGEWVSLDSAKNDPSLNSVYKEAVAKMENYTVEGFKLAVEGMYKASFSKIKFDGTNTVVFTVKDADGKEKEISSEYVYKGKVPVIGYDGYYWETFEAVKNVRGLTMAKYIICFPPHRDSEDGLLHWHVRAGGSSIDALVKADPMWWPTYVSASMTKEELVKNFKDTIGAVAGMFPKSPFDPYAKEGKWMNSSLIYDNTSAEVNAAYDKIIKEFAGKNPKGGDFTKAEIIAEMKKVYGTTDLYTHIEFVTEDGKNEFVVYKDEKEIHRAAYKRTAENASKPGLLAVVTDKKDAGMFKTISFTNPGGSPLHFHFWYGMNNADFAKIKEKPTCIPANTSNKMIAERVEKSCRKILKGIVEK; encoded by the coding sequence ATGTCGAAGAAAAATTTTGGCGCAAAACTTGTATTAGTTTTGATGGTTCTTGCAGTTATTTTTACTGCATGTAAGTCGATGCCTAACACAATCGGAGGCATGAAAATTGAAGCCGGTAAAGAACTTGCCGCATGGAAGGGTGAGTGGGTTTCGCTGGATTCCGCAAAAAATGATCCTTCTTTAAATTCTGTATACAAAGAAGCGGTTGCCAAAATGGAGAACTATACCGTTGAAGGTTTCAAATTGGCTGTTGAAGGAATGTATAAAGCATCATTTTCAAAGATAAAATTTGACGGAACAAACACTGTTGTGTTTACCGTAAAAGATGCTGATGGAAAAGAAAAAGAAATTTCTTCCGAGTATGTTTACAAGGGAAAGGTTCCTGTTATCGGTTATGACGGATATTATTGGGAAACCTTTGAAGCTGTAAAAAATGTACGCGGCCTTACTATGGCAAAATATATTATCTGTTTTCCCCCGCATCGAGATTCTGAGGACGGTTTACTCCATTGGCATGTAAGAGCAGGCGGATCCAGTATTGATGCATTGGTAAAAGCCGATCCTATGTGGTGGCCTACCTATGTGTCTGCTTCAATGACAAAAGAAGAGCTTGTAAAGAATTTTAAAGATACTATAGGCGCTGTTGCAGGAATGTTCCCAAAATCTCCCTTCGATCCTTATGCAAAGGAAGGAAAATGGATGAACAGCTCTTTAATTTATGACAATACAAGTGCTGAAGTTAATGCAGCTTACGATAAAATCATTAAAGAATTTGCCGGTAAAAATCCTAAGGGCGGAGACTTTACAAAAGCTGAAATTATTGCCGAAATGAAAAAAGTATACGGCACGACAGATCTTTATACTCATATCGAATTTGTTACCGAAGACGGTAAGAACGAATTTGTAGTCTATAAGGATGAAAAAGAAATTCATCGAGCGGCTTATAAGAGAACTGCCGAAAATGCCTCCAAGCCCGGATTGCTTGCTGTGGTAACGGATAAAAAAGATGCAGGAATGTTTAAGACAATTTCTTTTACTAACCCTGGCGGAAGTCCTTTACATTTCCATTTTTGGTATGGTATGAACAATGCCGATTTTGCCAAAATTAAAGAAAAGCCTACATGTATACCTGCAAACACATCAAACAAAATGATTGCAGAGAGAGTTGAAAAATCTTGCCGCAAAATTTTAAAAGGTATTGTTGAAAAATAA
- a CDS encoding SufS family cysteine desulfurase: MYKNDFPLLMQNPNIHYLDSAATAQRPISVIEGIKEYFLHSNGNAGRGSHSLAIASSILVEETRKKTAEFIGADKIESIIFTKNSTEALNIIAYCYGLSNLKTGDEILLAVSNHHANLVPWQFVAKQTGAAVKFIYLNKNGTLDINDFKAKLSSKTKVVALSSMVNATGIINPIEEVIKLSHESGAVVVVDAAQAIAHYKQDVSALDCDFLVFSGHKIFSDFGVGVLYGKKELLDKMPPFLYGGDMINFVTEESSEFKEAPYKYEGGTHDTAAIVSLKNAIEYIEKIGYANIEKTVKELDSYALSELKKLDFVETYGTDAEERAGIIAFNVKDVHSHDTSYILNEYGVMVRSGHHCTQPLMAYLNINSCCRASFSIFNTKEDIDVMITALKKVKSVFLKD, translated from the coding sequence ATGTACAAAAACGATTTTCCATTGCTTATGCAAAATCCTAACATTCATTATTTGGATTCGGCGGCAACGGCACAAAGGCCTATATCGGTTATAGAAGGTATAAAAGAATATTTTTTACACTCAAACGGAAATGCGGGCCGAGGCTCTCATTCCCTTGCAATAGCTTCTTCTATTTTGGTTGAAGAAACACGAAAAAAAACAGCCGAGTTTATCGGAGCCGACAAAATTGAAAGCATTATCTTTACAAAAAATTCTACCGAGGCTCTCAATATAATTGCCTATTGTTACGGCTTATCGAATCTTAAAACCGGAGATGAAATTCTATTGGCGGTATCAAACCATCATGCAAACCTCGTACCTTGGCAGTTTGTTGCAAAACAAACGGGGGCTGCCGTAAAATTTATCTACCTTAACAAAAACGGCACCTTGGACATAAATGACTTTAAGGCTAAACTTTCTTCCAAAACAAAGGTGGTCGCCCTATCAAGCATGGTAAATGCTACAGGAATTATAAACCCTATAGAAGAGGTAATAAAACTAAGCCATGAGAGCGGAGCCGTTGTTGTGGTTGATGCAGCCCAAGCCATTGCTCACTACAAACAGGATGTGTCGGCCCTTGACTGCGACTTTTTAGTTTTTTCGGGACACAAGATTTTTTCGGACTTCGGTGTCGGGGTTCTTTACGGAAAAAAAGAGCTCTTGGACAAGATGCCGCCCTTTTTATACGGCGGAGATATGATCAACTTTGTTACAGAAGAATCAAGCGAGTTTAAGGAAGCTCCCTATAAATACGAAGGCGGAACCCACGATACAGCTGCCATAGTTTCTCTTAAAAATGCAATAGAATATATCGAGAAAATCGGTTATGCCAATATAGAAAAAACCGTAAAAGAATTGGACTCTTATGCTCTTTCGGAATTAAAAAAACTTGACTTTGTAGAAACCTACGGAACCGATGCTGAGGAGAGAGCGGGTATAATCGCCTTCAATGTAAAAGACGTGCACTCGCATGACACCTCCTACATCTTAAACGAATACGGCGTTATGGTTCGAAGCGGCCATCATTGTACTCAACCCCTGATGGCTTACCTAAACATAAACTCCTGCTGCCGTGCAAGTTTTTCTATTTTTAATACCAAGGAAGACATAGATGTTATGATCACAGCCTTAAAAAAAGTAAAAAGCGTTTTTTTAAAGGATTAA
- a CDS encoding DUF4198 domain-containing protein, producing MKKITGIVLLLFFVAMASFAHFQMIYTPTSVVEGNSVDFKIVFTHPAESGHTMDIGKNEAGEIKGFEKFFSVHKEKIQDLLPSLKKTEFSTSENTASAYDLILNKDNGFKGGGDWALVAVPHPYYEESEGGYIQQITKVFINKAGLDTDWSARCAEGYPEIMPLVKPYDVWVGGLFRGTVLDSKGKPVPNAEIEVEYINFDVNMKKSKFEKKAKTKNAAAVILADANGNFSFVPHKAGYWGFAALGAGNVKEFAGKELSQDAVLWIEAVPVK from the coding sequence ATGAAAAAAATTACAGGAATAGTTTTACTTTTATTCTTTGTAGCTATGGCTTCATTTGCACATTTCCAAATGATTTATACCCCGACTTCAGTAGTTGAAGGCAACTCTGTTGATTTTAAGATTGTTTTTACACATCCTGCAGAATCAGGCCATACAATGGATATCGGTAAAAATGAGGCCGGAGAAATCAAGGGTTTTGAAAAATTCTTTTCCGTGCACAAGGAAAAGATTCAAGATCTTCTTCCTTCATTAAAGAAAACAGAGTTTTCAACTTCAGAAAATACGGCTTCAGCCTATGACCTTATCTTAAATAAAGATAATGGTTTTAAAGGAGGCGGAGACTGGGCTTTGGTAGCTGTTCCTCATCCTTACTATGAAGAGTCTGAAGGCGGCTATATTCAGCAGATCACCAAGGTCTTTATCAATAAGGCCGGTCTTGATACGGACTGGAGTGCGAGATGTGCCGAAGGTTATCCCGAAATCATGCCCTTAGTAAAACCCTACGATGTTTGGGTAGGCGGACTTTTCAGAGGCACTGTTTTAGACTCAAAAGGTAAACCCGTTCCCAATGCAGAAATTGAAGTTGAATATATCAACTTTGACGTAAACATGAAAAAAAGCAAATTTGAGAAGAAGGCAAAAACAAAAAATGCTGCAGCCGTTATTTTAGCCGATGCAAACGGAAACTTCTCCTTTGTTCCTCACAAGGCCGGATACTGGGGCTTTGCTGCCCTTGGTGCAGGTAATGTAAAAGAATTTGCCGGGAAAGAACTCTCACAGGATGCCGTACTTTGGATTGAGGCAGTACCGGTAAAATAG
- a CDS encoding DUF4198 domain-containing protein, producing MKKLFFSALLCCTALGLFAHFQIIYTPASIIEASNKKVDFIISFTHPFDSGLTMDIGKNEAGEIKGLKEFYSIHKENKADLMSFLKKGEFESAENKAFAYTLEFDKEAGFKGGGDWVLVAVPHPYFEAADDGYIQQIAKVFINKAGLSTDWQSRVAEGYPEILPLVKPYEIWEGGVIRALVLDSDGKPVPYAQVEFENMNYDVDMANKKFTGEPKLQKAGAGMIMADNTGVFEFIPPCPGYWGFAALGVGKEKEFGGKELSQDAVIWFEVSKIEDAAEQADSTKQADISSSDGEPSESAKPKEGFSPAALIIVILLFVVMFAWPPIFKKISDKAENK from the coding sequence GTGAAAAAGCTATTTTTTTCCGCATTGCTATGCTGTACGGCCTTGGGCCTTTTTGCTCACTTTCAAATTATTTATACTCCGGCTTCAATAATCGAAGCTTCAAATAAGAAGGTTGATTTTATAATTTCTTTTACTCATCCCTTTGATTCCGGCCTTACTATGGACATAGGTAAAAATGAAGCAGGCGAAATAAAAGGGTTAAAGGAATTTTATTCCATCCATAAAGAAAACAAGGCCGACTTAATGTCCTTTTTAAAAAAGGGAGAATTTGAATCTGCGGAAAACAAGGCCTTTGCGTATACCCTTGAATTTGATAAAGAGGCCGGTTTTAAGGGAGGCGGAGACTGGGTTTTAGTTGCCGTTCCTCATCCTTATTTTGAAGCAGCCGATGACGGATATATTCAGCAGATAGCTAAGGTCTTTATTAACAAGGCCGGACTTTCAACCGATTGGCAGTCAAGGGTTGCCGAAGGTTATCCCGAAATTTTGCCCTTGGTAAAGCCCTATGAGATTTGGGAGGGCGGTGTGATCCGTGCCCTTGTTTTGGACTCCGATGGGAAACCCGTGCCTTATGCTCAAGTTGAATTTGAAAACATGAACTACGATGTGGATATGGCAAATAAGAAATTTACCGGAGAACCCAAACTGCAAAAAGCAGGTGCCGGAATGATAATGGCGGATAATACCGGCGTTTTCGAGTTTATTCCTCCTTGTCCTGGATATTGGGGCTTTGCTGCTCTTGGGGTAGGGAAGGAAAAGGAATTCGGAGGGAAAGAACTTTCTCAAGATGCCGTTATTTGGTTTGAGGTCAGCAAGATTGAAGATGCGGCCGAACAGGCTGATAGTACAAAACAAGCCGATATATCTTCTTCTGACGGAGAGCCTTCTGAAAGCGCAAAACCCAAGGAAGGATTTTCGCCTGCGGCCCTGATAATAGTAATCTTGCTTTTTGTGGTTATGTTCGCTTGGCCTCCTATCTTTAAAAAGATTTCGGATAAGGCTGAAAATAAATAG
- a CDS encoding BrnT family toxin — protein MENEKTTKHLFEWDYEKEQRNIKIHKISFETAKLVFNDNNRIELFDINHSGAEDRIITIGKVDKVLFVVYTERGEKTRIISARAATKAERRLYGNSYIGFTR, from the coding sequence ATGGAAAACGAAAAAACAACAAAGCATCTTTTTGAATGGGACTACGAGAAAGAACAGCGTAATATAAAAATACATAAAATCTCATTTGAAACTGCAAAACTCGTTTTCAATGATAACAACCGAATTGAATTATTCGATATAAACCACAGCGGGGCAGAAGACCGTATTATTACTATAGGAAAGGTAGATAAGGTGCTGTTTGTTGTTTACACCGAACGAGGAGAAAAAACACGGATCATATCCGCAAGAGCCGCCACAAAAGCGGAAAGGAGACTTTATGGCAATAGTTACAT